acaatagccaggacatggaactcacctaaatgtccatcgacagatgaatggataaagaagatgtggcacatatatacaatggaatattactcacccataaagaAAAaaccgaaattgagttatttgtagtgaggtggatggacctagagtctgtcatacagagtgccgtaagtcagaaagagaaaaacaaataccgtatgctaacacatatatatgtagtctaaaaaaaaaaaaaaatgggcatgaagaacctaggggcaggacgggaataaagacgcagacctactagagaatggacttgaggatatggggagggggaagagtgagctgggatgaagtgagagagtggcatgtatatatatacactaccaaatgtacaatagctagctagtgggaagcagccacatagcacagggagatcagctcggtgctttgtgtccacctacggggtgggatagggagggtgggagggagacgcaagagggagtagacatggggatatatatatatatgtatagctgattcactttgttataaagcagaaactaacacaccattgtaaagcaattacacttcaataaagatgttaaattaaaaaaaaaaaaaaaaaaaaagcagtatgcATCCAACCTACGTAGTGCCAgcactgtcatttgtttccacaATGAAGTATTTAATGTCTTGTTTCAGACAGTGTCCAGTGTCATGACTCTCACTCCACAGCATATCCTTGAAGAAATTATTTTGGTAGATGACATGAGTGAATTTGATGATTTGAAAGAGAAACTAGACTACCATGTGGAAATTTTTCGGGGAAAGATTAaattaataagaaacaaaaagagagagggaCTGATTCGAGCAAGGCTGATTGGAGAATCGCATGCTTCAGGGGACGTTCTGATGCTCCTGGATAGCCACTGCAAGGTGAATAAAGTATGGCTGGAGCCCTTGCTGAATGCCATTGCCAAGGACCCCCACATGGAGGTGTGTCCTCTGATAGATGCCATTGATTATGTGACCCTGGAATACCAGCCCTCTCCTGTTGTCAGGGGAGCTTTCAACTGGTATCTGCAATTTAAACGGGATCGTGTCTTCTCTTATGAGATGGATGGACCAGAAGGACCCACTAGACCTATCCAATCACCTGCAATGGCTGGAGGAAGTTGTGCTGTAAATAGGCATTATTTTAATGCAATCGGAAAGTACCACAAGGGCATGAATCTCTGGGGAGGAGAACATTTGGAACTTTCACTACGGATCTGGATGTGTGGAGGCCAACTCTTTATACTCCCCTGCTCTCGAGTAGGACATATCGATAAGCAACACTTTGCAAACCACACTGGAATTGTAAAAGCCTTGGTATATAACAATCTCAGACTGGCGCACATTTGGCTAGATGAATACAAGGTGAAGGGTACGATGAATACAAGGTGAGTGAGAGTACAGAGAGGGACTGGCTTCTAAAGAAGCCTTCTGCTGCTTTCCAGATACCAATTTTTGTACTTTTCCTTAAATTAGGGCAACCCTTCAGCTGTTCACCCACCCATTTTCAGACCCTATTCTCAACTTGTTCATTCTAAGCTGCTACACTTGCaccttactctttttttaatctctaggGAAACTCAAGTTTCTCAGAAGTAAATCAACCAACAcaagaagtcttttttttccccctagatcTATCTTCCTCCCACAAAGATGGCCCGTCTGTGGCAAATACCTCCTTCTGCCCCCATTCTCATGGGCAAATTTTTGGATTCTCTTCCTCCACTACCAAGCTTCCAAGTG
The window above is part of the Eubalaena glacialis isolate mEubGla1 chromosome 9, mEubGla1.1.hap2.+ XY, whole genome shotgun sequence genome. Proteins encoded here:
- the LOC133097574 gene encoding inactive polypeptide N-acetylgalactosaminyltransferase-like protein 5; this translates as KQYASNLRSASTVICFHNEVFNVLFQTVSSVMTLTPQHILEEIILVDDMSEFDDLKEKLDYHVEIFRGKIKLIRNKKREGLIRARLIGESHASGDVLMLLDSHCKVNKVWLEPLLNAIAKDPHMEVCPLIDAIDYVTLEYQPSPVVRGAFNWYLQFKRDRVFSYEMDGPEGPTRPIQSPAMAGGSCAVNRHYFNAIGKYHKGMNLWGGEHLELSLRIWMCGGQLFILPCSRVGHIDKQHFANHTGIVKALVYNNLRLAHIWLDEYKVKGTMNTR